AGAATAAGCGCGGCTGAAAGAAGTCATCTTATGTACAAGCTTGCTGATCTTATGGAAGAACATAAAGAAGAGCTTGCAATCCTTGAAACTTTGGATAGCGGTAAACCGATTCGCGAATCAAGAGCAGTCGACATCCCATTATCGATTGAACATATGCGCTATTACGCAGGGTGGCCGACGAAAATTGTAGGACAAACTGTTCCAGTGAGTGGACCGTATCTGAACTATGTTCGGCACGAACCGATTGGCGTTGTCGGTCAAATTATTCCATGGAATTTACCATTACTAATGGCGATGTATAAAATGGGTGCTGCTTTGGCAACCGGATGTACGATGGTTTTAAAACCGGCAGAACAAACGCCGCTTTCAGTCTTATACTTAGCTGAATTAATCGAAGAAGCTGGAATTCCAGCGGGCGTCGTCAATATTGTTCCAGGCTTCGGAAAAGAAGCAGGGGAGCCGATGATTGATCATCCGTTAATCGATAAAATTGGTTTTACGGGATCTTCCGCAACAGGGAAATTGATTATGGCAAGGGCTGCACAGTCCTTGAAAGGCATTACGCTAGAACTTGGCGGAAAATCACCTAACATCCTTTTACCGGATGCAGATTTGACCAAAGCAATTCCTGGCGCACTAAACGGCGTCATGTTTAACCAAGGTCAAAACTGTACAGCAGGATCTCGTGTTTTCATTCCAAGAAAAAATTATGATAATGTCGTTGCTGATATGGTTGCCCATGCGAAAAGTATCAAACAAGGACCAGGAATTAATGAAGATACACAAATGGGACCGCTTGTTTCCGCTTTACAACAAAGCAGAGTGATGAATTACATTGATATCGGGGTTAATGAAGGAGCAGAACTTCTAACAGGTGGAAAAAAACCTTTTGAAAATGGTTACTTCGTTGAACCAACTATTTTTGCAGATGTAAATGACGAAATGACAATCGCACAAGAGGAGATCTTTGGCCCGGTTCTAGCCGCAATTCCATATGACAGCGAAGATGAACTTATCGCAAGAGCAAACAACACGCCATTCGGACTGGCTGCTGGTGTTTGGACGCAAGACGTTACAAAGGCGCACCATTTCGCAAACAAGCTAAAAGCAGGTACAGTTTGGGTGAACTGTTACCAAGTATTCGATGTCGCGACACCATTTGGCGGATTTAAACAATCTGGTATTGGCCGTGAATTAGGTTCATATGCACTTGACAACTACACAGAAGTGAAAAGCGTCTATATTTCACTCGAATAAAAGCAATCTATAAATAACTACAATTCTATAGCACGAAAAAAGGAACCTAACCAGTTTAATGGTCGGGTTCCTTTTCGTCTTTAACTGACATATTCAATGAAGCAAACCAACCTCATGTTTCTTCTTGTTCAATGCCATCATATTAAGCATTTCGAGTGCAGACATTGTTAGTAGCCTATCTGCAAATTCAACTGCGGTATCCTCATTGGTAAATGAAAATGAATCAACTTCCATATCAATGAAATATTCATTGTTTTCTTCTTCACCCATTAACGTAAACAATCTTACAACATGAAGGTTAGCTACCGGTGAAATATCATGTATGATGATTACCATGACCGGCCCCTCGGTGCTCATAATAAGTTCATGAACCTCTACTTTTTCTCCCGATAGCCAACCTAAATTTAAATTTACCTCTTCTTCCAATCTCCCATTCCCCTTTGTAAGTACCCTATACTTTATCCCCATATATAATTATAGTACATTTAGTCCGAAAATTAAATGTCTTATTGGAATTTAAAGAAGAATTGAAAAAAGGTACCTGTGCAAGAAACTATTTTGACAATACACTACAATTGCATAATGAAAAAAAGAAATTGGATGATACAGTACTTTGTAGGGATTTCTTTGGATATTTATTTGGAAATTGGAATAGTCATAATTGCACCGTGCACAGGTACCTTTCAGTGGTACCTTTCATTAGTGATCTGGAAGGTTGTTATAAATAGTAGAATCTGAAGTATATAACATAACTAGCAGGTTTCCTTGATATTTTCCCAAATTAAGCGGGTATAATGGTAGAAAACGTCAATACAATTTGAGGGATTAAAATGAAAGATGAAATGGAGAAACTGATACAGGAAAATAAGTATCTGAAACAATTACTAGCTAAGATGATGAATATTGAGAACATGAATGTTTCAGAAAAAATAGTGAGTAGGCTTTCCACTTTAGAAGAGAAAATTAGCCTATATAAAAGTTTATTTAAAGGACGTACAGATGTGTATGCACTACGTTGGGAATCGAAAAAAGGAAGTAGTGGATACACGCCTGCATGTGCATTGGAATGGAATAAACCAATATGCCAAAAGCCAGTTATTAAATGCAGTCAGTGTCAGCACCGGCAATTGCTACCCTTGACTGATCAAGTGCTCGTTGAACAATTGAATGGAGAGAAAACGCTCGGATTATATCCATTATTACAAGATGGCACATGTGCTTTTTTGGCTGTTGACTTCGATGGGAATCAATGGCAACGGGATGTTTTGGCTTTCTCAGAAACTTGCAAGAAATTGAATGTACCTCATTCCATTGAAAGATCCCGTTCTGGTAACGGGGCACATATATGGATTTTCTTTACTTCAAATATATTGGCATCGACAGCTAGAAAATTAGGCATGCATCTGTTAACGAAAACAAACGAACGAAATGGCGGGATTCAATTAGCATCTTTTGACCGCTTGTTTCCGAACCAAGATGTTTTACCGGAAGGTGGATTTGGCAATCTGATTGCATTGCCACTTCAAAAAGGGCCAGGTCAGAAAGGGAACAGTTTATTTATCGATGAAAATTTTATACCTCACCCTGACCAATGGATGTATCTATCAACTGTTCGAAAAATAGCAAAGCAGCAAATTCACGCTATACTCGGTGAT
This genomic window from Sporosarcina sp. Marseille-Q4063 contains:
- a CDS encoding aldehyde dehydrogenase family protein — protein: MSHVAEGLNKKVEKFLSGTKHLYINGEFVESKSGATFEVHDPATGKVLANVYEAKAEDIDVAAKAARKAFDEGPWSRISAAERSHLMYKLADLMEEHKEELAILETLDSGKPIRESRAVDIPLSIEHMRYYAGWPTKIVGQTVPVSGPYLNYVRHEPIGVVGQIIPWNLPLLMAMYKMGAALATGCTMVLKPAEQTPLSVLYLAELIEEAGIPAGVVNIVPGFGKEAGEPMIDHPLIDKIGFTGSSATGKLIMARAAQSLKGITLELGGKSPNILLPDADLTKAIPGALNGVMFNQGQNCTAGSRVFIPRKNYDNVVADMVAHAKSIKQGPGINEDTQMGPLVSALQQSRVMNYIDIGVNEGAELLTGGKKPFENGYFVEPTIFADVNDEMTIAQEEIFGPVLAAIPYDSEDELIARANNTPFGLAAGVWTQDVTKAHHFANKLKAGTVWVNCYQVFDVATPFGGFKQSGIGRELGSYALDNYTEVKSVYISLE